From the genome of Kiloniellales bacterium, one region includes:
- a CDS encoding mandelate racemase/muconate lactonizing enzyme family protein has translation MKIASIETFSTEFVCMVRVRTDEGGEGWGQVAPYNADITAQVLHRQVAPYALGADALDIDRLMDLIPEREHKFPGSYLRRAMGGLDTALWDLRGKREGKSVCELLGGTPRPIRVYGSSMKRDITPEDEAERFVRLRGEQGYDAFKFRIGEECGRDVDAWPGRTEAIVEEVSRRLRGEADLLVDANSGFSPARAIEVGRLLEDHGICHYEEPCPYWELGWTKEVADALDVDVTGGEQDCDLTIWRRMIDMPAVDVVQPDICYLGGLTRTLRVAEMARAAGLPCTPHAANLSLVTVFTLHMMGAIEGAGPYVEFTIEGPDYYPWQDGLFDPALVARDGKVQIPDAPGWGVEISQDWLDRAAYQTSETG, from the coding sequence ATGAAGATCGCGAGCATCGAGACCTTTTCAACCGAGTTCGTCTGCATGGTGCGGGTCCGCACCGACGAGGGTGGCGAGGGCTGGGGCCAGGTCGCGCCCTACAACGCGGACATCACGGCGCAGGTGCTGCACCGCCAGGTCGCGCCCTACGCGCTCGGCGCGGACGCGCTCGACATCGACCGCCTGATGGACCTGATCCCCGAGCGCGAGCACAAGTTCCCCGGCTCCTACCTGCGCCGCGCCATGGGCGGCCTCGACACGGCGCTCTGGGATCTGCGCGGCAAGCGCGAGGGCAAGAGCGTCTGCGAACTGCTCGGCGGCACCCCGCGCCCGATTCGGGTCTACGGCTCCAGCATGAAGCGCGACATCACGCCGGAGGACGAGGCCGAGCGGTTCGTACGGCTGCGCGGCGAGCAGGGCTACGATGCCTTCAAGTTCCGCATCGGCGAGGAGTGCGGCCGCGACGTCGACGCCTGGCCCGGCCGCACCGAGGCGATCGTCGAGGAGGTCAGCCGACGGCTGCGCGGCGAAGCCGACCTGCTGGTCGACGCCAACAGCGGCTTCAGCCCGGCCCGCGCGATCGAGGTCGGCCGCCTGCTCGAGGACCACGGTATCTGCCACTACGAGGAGCCCTGCCCCTACTGGGAGCTGGGGTGGACCAAGGAGGTGGCCGATGCGCTCGACGTCGACGTCACCGGCGGTGAGCAGGACTGCGACCTGACGATCTGGCGGCGCATGATCGACATGCCGGCGGTCGACGTGGTGCAGCCCGACATCTGCTACCTGGGCGGCCTGACGCGCACCCTGCGGGTCGCCGAGATGGCCCGCGCCGCCGGGCTGCCCTGCACGCCCCACGCCGCCAACCTCTCGCTGGTCACGGTCTTCACGCTGCACATGATGGGCGCGATCGAAGGGGCTGGCCCCTATGTGGAATTCACCATCGAGGGGCCCGACTACTATCCCTGGCAGGACGGCCTCTTCGACCCGGCCCTGGTCGCCAGGGACGGCAAGGTCCAGATCCCCGACGCGCCGGGCTG
- a CDS encoding SDR family NAD(P)-dependent oxidoreductase: protein MSDQQVAVVTGGSSGLGAMMVAHLAGRGYGVVMNFRSEAKAEALLADLANKGLSEQVLSFKADVRKREDVSRMFDEALSVFGKVDVLINSAGVNRDASFLEITDAMWDEVVASHLKGSFICCQEYLIRNPDRPGHIINLGASCGFQGRTNGANFCSAKGGVLAFTKCLALELAPRIQVNCLIPGSFDTPDVRERYAIHTPEGRQRVIDRIPAGRIGEPEDITRMLDAILASRYTTGANFFVNGGSFMQ, encoded by the coding sequence ATGAGCGACCAGCAGGTGGCCGTGGTGACCGGCGGTTCCAGCGGATTGGGCGCCATGATGGTGGCGCACCTCGCCGGCCGGGGCTACGGCGTGGTGATGAACTTCCGCAGCGAGGCGAAGGCCGAGGCGCTTCTCGCCGATCTCGCGAACAAGGGACTCTCCGAACAGGTCTTGAGCTTCAAGGCCGACGTCAGGAAGCGCGAAGACGTGTCCCGGATGTTCGATGAAGCCCTCTCGGTCTTCGGCAAGGTCGATGTGCTGATCAATTCCGCCGGGGTGAACCGCGACGCCTCCTTCCTGGAGATCACGGACGCGATGTGGGACGAGGTTGTCGCCTCTCATCTGAAGGGCAGCTTCATCTGCTGCCAAGAGTATCTCATCCGCAATCCCGACCGGCCGGGCCACATCATCAACCTGGGCGCCTCCTGCGGCTTCCAGGGACGAACCAACGGCGCCAACTTCTGCAGTGCCAAGGGCGGCGTGCTCGCCTTTACCAAGTGCCTCGCCCTGGAACTCGCGCCGCGGATCCAGGTCAACTGCCTGATCCCCGGATCCTTCGACACGCCGGATGTCCGGGAGCGCTATGCCATCCACACCCCGGAGGGCCGGCAGCGGGTGATCGACCGGATCCCGGCCGGGCGCATCGGCGAGCCCGAAGACATCACCCGGATGCTCGATGCGATCCTCGCGTCGCGCTACACCACCGGGGCCAACTTCTTCGTCAACGGCGGAAGCTTCATGCAGTGA